The following nucleotide sequence is from Candidatus Peregrinibacteria bacterium.
CTCGATCCATCAATGCAGTCTTCACTGCTTTTCCATATGGCGTCAATGTTATAAAACCATCCGTATCGTTACAAAGTTGATATCGTAAAGCCCACTGGACTAACTCATAACGCCAAAAACCCGTATTATTGGGAAATGGGCTTCCTTCCATGCTCACAAAAGCATCAGCCCATTGCGAAGCGATAAGATCATCAGCAATAGCCAGCTTCGCTACTTCTGGAATAGATGAAGGCTCCTCGACTGGAGGAGATATACTATTTTTGAATTCTAGGCTTTTCATAAGAAGAATTATTTTTTAAAGGATTTTTATCTCTTCAGCGTCTTCCTCAAAAAAGCAGGAACTTCGAGATCATCTTCCGACTTTGGTCCGACTTTCCCAACAATTCCAGAAGTGCTTCCTCCAAGTCTCTGAACAGATCCACTCCATGCTGTTCCTGCATTTTCATGCTTCGCTTTCTGTTTCTCTTCATCAAATCCGGTTGCAATTACGGTTACCTTTATTTCTCCGGTATGAGAATCGTCCACCACTGCTCCAAAAATAATCGTTGCATCCGGATCAGCAGCAGCAGTTATTACGCGCGCTGCTTCATCAACTTCAAACATAGAAAGATCGGCTCCTCCCGTGATATTGAGAAGAATTCCTTTTGCGCCCTCGATCGAAACTTCTAGGAGTGGTGAATTTATTGCAGCTTTTGCCGCCTGCTCAGCTCGATTTTCTCCAGTCGCATAGCCGATTCCCATAAGTGCTGGCCCCGAATTTTTCATTATCGATTTTACATCGGCAAAGTCAACGTTGATAAGTCCATGAACCGTGATGAGATCAGATATTCCCTGAACACCTTGATGAAGAACATCATCCACAACACTGAACGATTCAGTGAGGGGCATTTTTTTATCAATAAGAGCAAGGAGTCGGTCATTTGGAATAAGAATAATGCTATCTACTTTTCCCTTCAGGCTTTCCAGTCCTTCCATTGCCTGATTTCTCCTTTTCGCTCCTTCGAAAGAAAACGGTTTTGTAACTACTGCAACAGTAAGCGCTCCGAGTTCTCTCGCAATTTCTGCGACCACCGGAGCTCCGCCTGTTCCCGTTCCTCCTCCGAGTCCGCAGGTAATAAACACCATATCTGCTCCTTCAAGAGCTGTTCGAATCTCCTCACTCGATTCTTCCGCTGACTTTTCTCCCACCATTGGATCTGACCCAGCGCCAAGACCTTTGGTGGATCCTTTTCCAATGTTAATTTTTCGCGGAGCTTCGTTGTAATAAAGTGCCTGCGCATCTGTGTTGAGCGTAATGAATTCCACACCATCAATGTGTGTCTTTACCATCCTATTAATCGCATTCCCTCCGCCTCCGCCAATTCCTACCACCTTAATAACCGCAGATGGAGACATCGCGGGAAGAACCTCCGAAGAAGAGGAGCTTTTATGTGCTTTTACTTGAGTCGTAATTGGATTGGCTCCAAAAAGTGATTTCAGTCTGTTATCGGACATGGTGAGAAGAGAAAAATGATAAAGAGAAAAAAACAATAATAACAAATTTATGGAAGGAGTTTTCGAAAGAATTTTTTTACTCCATCAAACATTCGAGAAAAATTGATGCCCACGGAATATCCCCCGCTCGATTCGTACCTCGTTCCCCAGAGAAGAAGTCCAACTGCTGTCACAAATGAAGGATCATCAATTTTATCGACCACACCAGAAACTTCTTGAGGGAATCCGATCTGAACAGGAAGTCCAAGAACCTCTCTAGCGAGATTGAGGACTCCCGGCATTTTCATAGCAGCTCCAGTTAATATCGCTCCTGCAGGGAGCATTCCATCCCTGTTAATCGTTCTCAGTTCATCTTTAATCATTACGAAAATTTCGTGGTATCTTGCCTGAATAATTTCAGAGAGATGTTTTTTAGAAACCTTCTGATTGTCGATTTTGGAAATCAAACTGAGATCAATAGTTTCACGATCACTCACATCACCAGGTTCAGTGCTTCCATATTCGATTTTAATTTTCTCGGCAGTATCAATAGAAGTTCGCATTCCAATGGCAACATCGTTCGTAACCGCTGATCCACCAATAGGAATAACTGAAGAGTGAAGAACACTTCCTTCTTCATACACCACTATAGAAGTGGAGTCGCAACCAATATCGATGGCAACTACGCCGAGCTCTTTCTGTCTGCGAGAGAGAACTGCTTCTGCTGCGGCGAGTGAAGTCGGAACAATATCGTCGATATCTACTCCTGCCTGATGGACACATTTTTCAATATTTTGCACAACCTGTGATTGTCCCGTAATGATATGTGCCTCAACCTCGAGACGAATTCCGCTCATTCCCGCTGGAGTTTTTATTCCTTTTTGTTCATCAACGGAGAACGATTTGGGAATAATTCTCAAAATTCTTCGGTTTGGAGGGAGAGAGAGCGCTTGCGCTGCTTCGAGAACTCGATTGATTTCTTCTTCCCCAATCTCTTTTCCCCCAATGGCAATAACACCTTTTGATGTTACCGCTTGGATATGAGCTCCTCCAATCCCAACATAGACATGATGAATAGGAATTCCGCTCATGCGTTCAGCATCTTCCAAAGCGGCTGCGATATTATTGATGAGTTCTTCCACGTCGATTACCGCGCCTTTTCTGAGTCCCTGAGATGGGGAAAGTCCGAGTCCAATGATATGTGGCTCTTTTTTTTCTGGGGTGACGACTCCGATAACAATCCGAATTTTTGAATTGCCGATATCAAGAGCGACAATTACATTTTCTCGAGCCATGGAATATAAGGAAAGAATAAAAAAAGTGTTCAATAGGAAGGAGGGAGAAACCGTGAACGGTTTTCAGAACTCCTCACTTTTTCAAGTGGAGATTGTGTCAAAAAAAATGAAAGGGAGCAAATCTTTTTTTGTTTTTCTGAGCACTTAAATAGCACTCGTTTGAAAAATTTGTTCATGTATTATGCGCATCCTAATAACGTTTTTCCCGATTTTAAAACTTGTTTTTCAGCAGCATTCATTTTGAAGAAATCTTGTGTATTTTTATGATCAAACCCCAAAAGGTGAAGAAGTCCATGAGTAAATAAAGTATTCAGCTCCCCTTGGAGAGAGTATTTTTTGTGTTCAGCTTGGATTTTGGCTTTTTGAAGCGATATATAGAGATCTCCGAGAGGGCGAATTTGCTCTGGAGAAGTGGCATCATAGAGAAGAAAAGAGAGAACATCAGTCGCAACATTCTTTTTTCGATATTTTTTGTTCAGTTCTTGGATTTTTTTATTATTCACAAAAATAAGAGAAAGAGAGGTGTCTTTCTCAGGAAATCTTTCTGGGAAGAGATATTGAGTTCGAAGAAGAAGCTCCTCAAAACATTCAAAATTTACCGAAGATTTTCCCCGAGAGACGCTGCCTGAGTGAATTTCGAGATGGACCATGGCATTCAAAAAAATATCCGGGAATTCGTATCTTCTCTTACCCAAGCATATCCATACATTTCCCCACAATAAATTCTGCAGAAATCTTTGCGGATTCGTAGAGTTTTTCAGATGTTCCAGAAAGCTGGTATTCAGATACTCCCATGGTTGCAAACTTTTTGGGATGAACATTTTTCTGAAAAAGATATCTCGCGACCTGACCTCCAAATCCGGAAAGGCAATTATGATCTTCAATTACGAGGAGATTCTTTGTCTTTTTCACCGATTCTGCGATGGTATCATCGAATTCCTTTGGAGAACTCATCACGATAAGTTCCACAGAAACTCCTCCCTGTTGGAGTTGGTCACGCGCATGAAGTACTTCAGCTACCATGGGACCACTTGCAGCAATGGTGATATTCATCCCCAGCCTCAAAAGATCGCACTTTCCATAGATGTATTCGTATTTCGCATCATAGAAAACTTCTCCATTTTCTTTCGTAAGAACAGGAACTTTCTGACGTCCCATTCGGACATAAAAATTTCCATAATGCGAAGCAATATACCTGATAATTCGATCACAATGATTCGGATCTGCTGGCTCAATTACGTGAGTATGGAACATTCCGAGAAAAGATCCCATGTCGTCAATGGCTTGATGAGTCGGTCCATCTTCTCCCACCGAAAGTCCGCAATGAGTGGCTACCATTTTTACATTTGTACGATTAATATCATTTACACGCGCCTGATCCTTTGCCCTGCTCGACATAAATGCTCCGAATGTTGAGGCAAAGGGAACAAATCCCACAAGAGAAAGCCCACCCGCGATGGAAATCATATTTTGTTCCGCGATGCCAACTTCAATATGTCTTTCGGGAAATACTTCCGCGAGCATATCTGTTTTTACAGACCCTCTGAGATCAGCGGTGAGCGCGAGAATACTCTCGTTCAGCTTTGCGAGGTCAAGAAGTGCTGCACCGTATGCGGAGCGACAGTCCGTAAGAGTTTTTTCGGAGTACGCTATTGGGGAACCGACATTAAATTGGACAGGAGCAAGGTCATCAATAAAAAGTGGCTGTGGTGATTTTATTGGCACTCCACTTCTGAAATTCTTTAGAAGCGTTTCTTCTTGTTCTGAAATACGGAGGGATTCAAGAATTTTATCTGCCTCTTCCGGTTTGGGAGCCTTTCCGTGCCATGTGGACCTCAAAGCTGTTCCTTCGTGTTCCATAAGCTCAACGCCTTTTCCCATAACAGTATATCCCACAATCACCACTGGTTTTTCTGAAACTTTATGTGCCTCTAAAATTGCTTTCCACATGTCCTCAAAATTGTGACCATCGACCTCAAGAACCTGCCATCCTCCGGCGGAAAAGAGAGAAGGAATATCGATGGGCATGATTTCCTCAAGGCTTCCTGAAAGTTGAACTCTGTTGAAATCGACGAAGAGAATCAAATTATCGAGTTTATATTTGCTCGCAAAATATATCATTTCGTGAACCTGGCCTTCCTGTACTTCTCCATCTCCCATAAGTGCGTAGACTTTCTCTTTTTTCCCCTGAAGTTTTTCTGAGAATGCAAATCCGGCAGCGACAGAAACTCCAATTCCTAACGGACCGGTTCCATACCAAACTCCCGGAACGTGTCTCGAAATATGTCCTTCGTACGGACTTCCCACTTTTCGGAATCGCTGAATAACTTCTTTCTGAGGAATCCATCCCATTTCGGCAAGTACGGCGTATACCGCAGGAGAAATATGTCCATTGGAAACAACCACTTTTTCTCCTGTTTGCGCAATGATGGCAGTATAGAGAAGTGAGAGATAATCGATTGAGGAAAGAGATCCTCCGGGATGACCACTTTGTGAATTTTTGAGCATGCTAATAATACTTCGCCGACAGGATTTACTAAAAATTTCTAAGAAAGAAATATATTCTTCAGAAAGATCGGTGCTTAATTGCGGAGCGGGAAGCATAAAGAAATTTTAAATTTTAAATCAGTAGTGGGCGGTTAAGAAAAGGTTAATAGCTTAAAGTGATTGTTTTAGACTGTGGTTTTGAGATTTTTAACATTTTTCGATTTCAGGGAAATTCAGGGATAATTGGCATATTTTTTGCTGGTTTCCTATGAATAC
It contains:
- the ftsZ gene encoding cell division protein FtsZ — protein: MSPSAVIKVVGIGGGGGNAINRMVKTHIDGVEFITLNTDAQALYYNEAPRKINIGKGSTKGLGAGSDPMVGEKSAEESSEEIRTALEGADMVFITCGLGGGTGTGGAPVVAEIARELGALTVAVVTKPFSFEGAKRRNQAMEGLESLKGKVDSIILIPNDRLLALIDKKMPLTESFSVVDDVLHQGVQGISDLITVHGLINVDFADVKSIMKNSGPALMGIGYATGENRAEQAAKAAINSPLLEVSIEGAKGILLNITGGADLSMFEVDEAARVITAAADPDATIIFGAVVDDSHTGEIKVTVIATGFDEEKQKAKHENAGTAWSGSVQRLGGSTSGIVGKVGPKSEDDLEVPAFLRKTLKR
- the ftsA gene encoding cell division protein FtsA, with product MARENVIVALDIGNSKIRIVIGVVTPEKKEPHIIGLGLSPSQGLRKGAVIDVEELINNIAAALEDAERMSGIPIHHVYVGIGGAHIQAVTSKGVIAIGGKEIGEEEINRVLEAAQALSLPPNRRILRIIPKSFSVDEQKGIKTPAGMSGIRLEVEAHIITGQSQVVQNIEKCVHQAGVDIDDIVPTSLAAAEAVLSRRQKELGVVAIDIGCDSTSIVVYEEGSVLHSSVIPIGGSAVTNDVAIGMRTSIDTAEKIKIEYGSTEPGDVSDRETIDLSLISKIDNQKVSKKHLSEIIQARYHEIFVMIKDELRTINRDGMLPAGAILTGAAMKMPGVLNLAREVLGLPVQIGFPQEVSGVVDKIDDPSFVTAVGLLLWGTRYESSGGYSVGINFSRMFDGVKKFFRKLLP
- the ybeY gene encoding rRNA maturation RNase YbeY, producing the protein MVHLEIHSGSVSRGKSSVNFECFEELLLRTQYLFPERFPEKDTSLSLIFVNNKKIQELNKKYRKKNVATDVLSFLLYDATSPEQIRPLGDLYISLQKAKIQAEHKKYSLQGELNTLFTHGLLHLLGFDHKNTQDFFKMNAAEKQVLKSGKTLLGCA
- a CDS encoding transketolase, which encodes MLPAPQLSTDLSEEYISFLEIFSKSCRRSIISMLKNSQSGHPGGSLSSIDYLSLLYTAIIAQTGEKVVVSNGHISPAVYAVLAEMGWIPQKEVIQRFRKVGSPYEGHISRHVPGVWYGTGPLGIGVSVAAGFAFSEKLQGKKEKVYALMGDGEVQEGQVHEMIYFASKYKLDNLILFVDFNRVQLSGSLEEIMPIDIPSLFSAGGWQVLEVDGHNFEDMWKAILEAHKVSEKPVVIVGYTVMGKGVELMEHEGTALRSTWHGKAPKPEEADKILESLRISEQEETLLKNFRSGVPIKSPQPLFIDDLAPVQFNVGSPIAYSEKTLTDCRSAYGAALLDLAKLNESILALTADLRGSVKTDMLAEVFPERHIEVGIAEQNMISIAGGLSLVGFVPFASTFGAFMSSRAKDQARVNDINRTNVKMVATHCGLSVGEDGPTHQAIDDMGSFLGMFHTHVIEPADPNHCDRIIRYIASHYGNFYVRMGRQKVPVLTKENGEVFYDAKYEYIYGKCDLLRLGMNITIAASGPMVAEVLHARDQLQQGGVSVELIVMSSPKEFDDTIAESVKKTKNLLVIEDHNCLSGFGGQVARYLFQKNVHPKKFATMGVSEYQLSGTSEKLYESAKISAEFIVGKCMDMLG